A genomic region of Barnesiella viscericola DSM 18177 contains the following coding sequences:
- a CDS encoding PD-(D/E)XK nuclease family protein — MTPFLYRIAQAFYQRYGSEISQLAFVFPNRRSGIFFQKYLAEVAGKPLFSPRVTTINDLLAELSPYTAIDRISLLVMLYKRYIELRQSDETFDNFVFWGDMLLGDFDDVDKYMVDARQLYTNIHDLKEIDEFYLTDEQIEIIKRFWGHLFFPSTESDNKQQFIQLWQILYDLYTRLRQDLADRNKAYEGMIFREVAERCRRKEPLDLPYTQVVFVGFNAITEAERVFMEYLRDTGQGDFYWDYYAPTLQDSYNKAAFFLNDNKRRFPSKIVIDEHIDETPQIELISIPSAVGQAKQATDILQQLIDEKLLSPERAIDTAIVLPDEELLLPMLYSIPSDITTVNITMGYTLQHTTVAALMDSVFQMQRHIRFTKGDPRFYHIDVKQLLGHRFIASRLGDEAHRITTFINDNNRAFVSPVELGHHPLIELLFRIPTTADEAADYLTRLLEYLQQDAPADEVTDDDNSPVGFSAVEREFMYHYYITIKRLRDVMTEQHIAMSVDTFFRLLGKMAASISIPFRGEPLSGLQIMGVLETRALDFENLIILSMNEGVFPVKKVAASFIPYNLRRGFGMATTEHQDSIYAYYFYRMISRAKRVYLLYDSRAEGLKSGEVSRYIYQLKYHYRVPIREIQVNCDIATFSPTTITVDKHRYGIEQKLADFLSGGKSALSASAINRYLNCPLQFYLQYIEGLERPDDVAESVDSGTFGSIYHGMMQRIYDRIKGDREQVTVTADHIDAVRKDKALLTHYLEICFANDYYKTPQHPKALTGYDYLTGEIILKLIDKTLEKDRALTPFVYRASELRITGEAPISHHRAVQLKGFIDRVDECNGRIRIVDYKTGKERLDFQSVGELFDSSATERRKAILQVLLYCKLYRENYHPASPIYPAIYIIRNLFDKFEWNIKYEKEPFTDFDRVAADFDQCLTACLDEIFDLGRPFTQTTEELHCQYCDFKLLCKR, encoded by the coding sequence ATGACTCCGTTTCTATACCGCATAGCCCAGGCGTTTTATCAACGCTATGGCTCCGAAATCTCGCAACTCGCCTTTGTCTTTCCCAACCGGCGAAGCGGCATCTTTTTCCAGAAATACCTGGCCGAGGTGGCGGGCAAGCCGCTCTTCTCGCCCCGGGTGACCACCATCAACGACCTCCTGGCCGAGCTGTCGCCCTACACGGCCATCGACCGCATCAGTCTGCTGGTGATGCTTTACAAGCGGTATATCGAGTTGCGACAGAGCGACGAGACCTTCGACAACTTTGTCTTCTGGGGCGACATGTTGCTGGGCGACTTTGACGACGTGGACAAGTATATGGTCGACGCCCGCCAGCTCTACACCAACATTCACGACCTGAAAGAGATTGACGAATTTTACCTTACCGACGAACAGATTGAAATCATCAAACGTTTCTGGGGGCACCTCTTCTTCCCCTCGACCGAGAGCGACAACAAGCAGCAGTTCATTCAACTGTGGCAGATTCTCTACGACCTCTACACCCGGCTGCGGCAAGACCTGGCCGACCGGAACAAGGCTTACGAAGGCATGATTTTCCGCGAGGTGGCCGAGCGGTGCCGCCGCAAAGAGCCGCTCGACCTGCCCTACACGCAGGTGGTCTTCGTGGGGTTCAACGCCATCACCGAGGCCGAACGGGTATTCATGGAGTATCTGCGCGACACGGGGCAGGGCGACTTCTACTGGGACTACTACGCCCCTACCCTGCAAGACTCGTACAACAAGGCGGCCTTCTTCCTCAACGACAACAAGCGGCGCTTTCCCTCGAAAATCGTAATCGACGAGCATATCGACGAGACACCCCAGATCGAGCTCATCTCGATACCGTCGGCCGTGGGGCAGGCCAAGCAGGCAACCGACATTCTGCAACAGCTCATCGACGAGAAACTGCTTTCGCCCGAACGGGCCATCGACACGGCTATCGTCCTCCCCGACGAGGAGTTGCTGCTGCCCATGCTCTACTCCATTCCGTCCGACATCACGACGGTCAACATCACCATGGGCTACACGCTGCAACATACCACGGTAGCGGCTCTCATGGATTCGGTCTTCCAGATGCAACGCCACATACGTTTCACCAAGGGCGACCCGCGTTTCTATCACATCGACGTCAAGCAACTGCTGGGGCATCGCTTCATCGCCTCACGTCTGGGCGACGAGGCGCATCGCATCACCACATTCATCAACGACAACAACCGGGCCTTCGTCTCCCCTGTCGAACTGGGACATCACCCGCTCATCGAGTTGCTGTTCCGCATTCCCACCACAGCCGACGAGGCGGCCGACTACCTTACCCGCCTGCTCGAATACCTGCAACAAGATGCCCCGGCCGACGAGGTGACCGACGACGATAACTCACCCGTAGGCTTCTCGGCCGTAGAGCGGGAGTTCATGTACCACTACTACATCACCATCAAGCGGTTGCGCGACGTGATGACCGAGCAACACATCGCCATGAGTGTCGACACCTTCTTCCGGCTGTTGGGGAAGATGGCCGCTTCGATTTCGATACCCTTCCGGGGCGAGCCCCTCTCGGGTCTGCAAATCATGGGTGTGCTCGAAACACGGGCACTCGATTTCGAGAACCTCATCATTCTCTCGATGAACGAGGGGGTATTCCCGGTGAAGAAGGTGGCGGCCTCCTTCATTCCCTACAACCTGCGACGCGGTTTCGGCATGGCCACGACCGAACATCAGGACAGCATCTACGCCTACTATTTCTACCGCATGATTAGCCGGGCCAAGCGGGTGTATCTGCTCTACGACAGCCGGGCCGAAGGGCTCAAAAGCGGCGAGGTGAGCCGCTATATCTACCAGTTGAAATACCACTACCGCGTGCCTATTCGCGAGATTCAGGTCAACTGCGACATCGCCACCTTCTCGCCCACGACCATCACGGTCGACAAGCACCGCTACGGCATCGAACAGAAACTGGCCGATTTCCTCTCGGGCGGGAAGAGCGCCCTCTCAGCCAGTGCCATCAACCGCTATCTGAACTGCCCCCTGCAATTTTACCTGCAATATATCGAGGGGCTCGAACGTCCCGACGACGTGGCCGAGAGTGTCGACAGCGGCACCTTCGGCAGCATCTACCACGGCATGATGCAACGCATCTACGACCGCATCAAGGGCGACCGCGAACAGGTGACCGTCACGGCCGACCACATCGACGCCGTGCGCAAGGACAAAGCCCTGCTCACCCACTACCTCGAAATCTGCTTTGCCAACGACTACTACAAGACGCCGCAACACCCCAAGGCGCTCACGGGCTACGACTACCTCACGGGCGAGATTATCCTCAAACTCATCGACAAGACTCTCGAAAAGGATCGTGCGCTCACCCCCTTCGTCTACCGGGCTTCCGAGTTGCGCATCACGGGCGAGGCTCCCATCAGCCACCACCGGGCCGTGCAACTGAAAGGGTTTATCGACCGGGTGGACGAGTGCAACGGCCGTATCCGCATTGTCGATTACAAGACGGGAAAGGAGCGGCTCGACTTCCAGTCGGTCGGGGAGCTCTTCGACAGCTCGGCGACCGAGCGCCGCAAGGCCATACTGCAAGTGCTGCTTTACTGCAAACTGTACCGGGAGAACTACCACCCGGCATCGCCCATATACCCGGCCATCTACATCATACGCAACCTCTTCGACAAGTTCGAGTGGAACATCAAGTACGAGAAGGAGCCGTTTACCGATTTCGACCGGGTGGCTGCCGATTTCGACCAATGCCTCACCGCCTGCCTCGACGAAATTTTCGACCTCGGCCGCCCCTTCACCCAGACAACCGAGGAGTTGCACTGCCAGTATTGCGACTTCAAACTACTGTGCAAGCGATAA